In Myotis daubentonii chromosome 11, mMyoDau2.1, whole genome shotgun sequence, the genomic window aatgtacttaatgccactgaactatacaaTTGCAAATGGTTAAAGAGCTAAATGTTAGGTTATGGAATGTGTATTTTAgcacaatttttaaatgtattttaaagaaaaaaagaaaaatacaactcAACTTGCAAAATTTCTGTCCACTTCTGATAAGCAaagtattagaaataaataatcaAGGGCTACTTCCTTGGTGCCACTCAAACCACATCCCATAAGCAGCTCTGATCTCCATACAGAATTTTGGAGACAGTGGAGATTAAACCAAAGAATAGGTGTGCAAGTCCCATCAGGTACAGAGTATCACTGAGGGGTTATTtcttatagattattattataagtATATCAAGTTGAAAAATAGAGATGTGAGAGACACTTGGCAAGGTTGAAACTGTTAGGCTTAGCATATACCACTTTgagtaaagaaaaaagataaaaactctcagcaacatATGGCTCCTTTCCTTATAATAATGTTACTAAACTTATAAGCAAGAGAAGGCAGTTAAACCAAGACCTTCCGGAGTCTCTGCTTCTATTGAGTTCATATTGAGAACAAATATGCCCTTCAGAGGTGCCATTAACCCATTCTTGTGGGAAAACAGAGATGGCATGGGGCAAATGTTGATTTCCAGAATGTGTCAAATTTTTGACAAATGACCATACTTAATTTTCCCCCAATTTCTTTcaattctgaaataatttcataCTAAATGAAAAGATGTAAAAAGAATGTACAGAGAACTTCCATGTTCCCTTTACTCAGATTCACTAATTTTTACCACATTGCCACATTTGCTTTCTCATTCTTCTagctatatacattttattatttatttctctctggaCCGTTTGATAATACCTTTTCCCCTTGATACTTCAGTGTATATTTCTTAAGAACAAGGATATTCTTTTACAATGCTGCAACAGTTACCCAATTCAGAAAATTTATTACAGATACAATAGTTTTATCTTATCTACCGTCCATAATTCAGTTTTGCCAATTGTACCAATAATGCCTTTTATAACACTTCTTACAGGATATAGTCAAGGATCATGTATTGAATTTTATATGTCATGTCCTTTTAATCTCTTTAAATCTGAAACAGTTCCTCAGTCTTTCAGCAGAAGTCAGCTATAATATAGAAAAGTCCTCAGTTTGGGTTTAGCTAATGTTTGTTTATTAAACTTGGCTACATATGTTCAGCCAAAATACTAACATAATGTTATATCCTCAAAGTATATCTAGAGACACTCAAAAGTCCATCACTTGTGATCATTTTTATTACTAGATCAAGGTGTTATCCAGTTTCTCCACCGTATATTTCCTGCATTCCTCTGTGCACCTAATACATAATCTATAGAAAGACATTATCAGATCATGCAAATATCCTGCTACGCATTCAGAATTTATACCCTAGCTTTAGCATCCATTGATGATTCAATCCTAAACCAATCTTTGCTATGATGAGGGcaaaaaagtaatttttccaACTATAGCACTCCCCCGTGTTTATCAGTTGTCAGTCTACCttaagaattttcttttctttttttttttttttttttgctgttttaatttatctatttttttatgaAGACTTCTTCACTTTCAGACAGAATAACATGTTCCAAGTTTATCTTGTACCTTCACTGTTCCAGGCCTGGAATCACTCATTTCTCATAGAAGctctagtttattttcttttttcccaaatTTGTAAGATATTGAGatggaattttgttttgtttttgatgacTAACTAGGTTTTACTTTTGTATCTCTTTCATATTATCACTAGACATCTTTTAAGGAATATGCTGTGGTGTGTGGCAAAGACATATATGGCTAGCATCAAGAAGACAGGAGACTCAGGAAACATGGAAGCGGTGGCGATAGTTGGAGCCTAAGTACTCTGATGGTCTCTTGGTGCCCtgtgagaggaaaggggaggatgCCACTGGAATCATCATCTTCGATGCAGCtatccttctcttctctcttaccCTCAGTGCCAGGCAATTCCATtaactcttcccttcccccaatgTCTTACATCACTTCCCAGGAAATGAAGTGTATTCTTCACTGGTTTGCCAGTTGGTCGGGTCCCCAGCGTGAACGTTTCCTACAAGACCTGGTAACTAAAGCAGTGCCAGGAAAATTACAGCCATTGCTAGAAGGTCTGGAGCAGCTTAGTGTGTCTGGAGCCAACCGACCACCTTGTATCTTTGAGTGCCAACTACGTCTTTGGGATCAGTGGTTTCAAGGTTGGGCTGAGGAGGAGCGCAATGAATTTGTCAGGCAGCTGGAGGTCAGTGAGCCAGACTTCGTGGCAAAGTTTTACCAAGCAGTGGCTGCTACAGCTGGTAAAGACTGATAGGCATTAAAGTCAGAGAAGACAACCATAGTTGATGGAGCCAAAGCCACAACTCTACAGTGAGAACTTCAGATGTGCCACTTAAAGGTCTGGGGATGGTATCCTGATTCACTGACTGAGCTTGCTGACTAGTACAGGCCTGGTTATTTCAATGTTTACGCCACATCCGCTGGACTTCTAGTGTAAATGTGTTCCATCTAAGCAAATCCAGAGTAGCAGTCTGCCTCTAGCTTACTTCTTTCCAGGAGATGTCAAACTCTCAAGAATTTAATGGCTTCTTTTGCAACTATAACCAAAAGGCACCTACACATAACTCAAGCCTACTGCTGGcccatggggatataaagtagaACCTTCCTACTCCAGAAGCAGGAGAGAAGAGCAATAAAAGGTCACGTTTTTATATTTAGCTGGATTCAGATGTCTGGTTTCACCTCCCTTAGCAGATTCAGGCATAATTATGTGACATCCTAACCACTAGCTTTTCCTGTGATGATTTAgaaaaaattatggaaaaatCAGAAGAGGGAGATAATTATTCCTTCCTCCACACTGATGTGTGTTTGAATCCAAATAGTAATGACTTTTTCCAAAAGCATATGTGATATCCTTGGAGCTGTTAGAAGATATTCTGTAAGTTTGCTCTataacaatatgaaaaaaaaagtgacattcTTTAGAGGTTGAagggtttatttttttgtatcaaaataaagaatgaatctttgggggaaaaaaaaaaaagaagacaggagACAACAGCTGCTGGTGAGAACAcattggtggggatgtaaattggtccaaccactatggaaaacaatatggagattcctcaaaaaaattaaaaatagatctaccaaacaatccagcaattccactaatAGGCATatttccaaaggaaatgaaaacagtatTTCAAAGAGATACATGCACCAccatgtttactgcagcattattaaAATAGCCTAGATATGGAAacaacaacctaaatgcccatcaacagacaaatagatttaaaagatgcactacagccctaaccggtttggctcagtggatagagcatcagcctgcagactgaaaggtcccgggttcgattccggccaagggcatgtaccttggttgcaagcacatccccagtaggaggtgtgcaagaggcagctcatcaatgtttctctctcatggatgtttctaactctctatccctctcccttcctctctgtaaaaaatcaataaaatatatatttaaaagatgtactacatacacagtggaatattactcagccatgaaaagaagGATATCCtgtcatttatgacaacatgCATGAACTTTGAGCATATTATGCTCAAGTAGTTTAGATCAGACAAAGTCAAATACttcatgatatcacttatatgtgaaatataaaattttttaaagtcaaattagtaaaaaaaaaaaacagtaaaatattcGTTAGCAGGGAATAGGAGGTTGGGAGCTAAGACTGATGTTGTTTTAGGGCACAAACTTGCAATGAGTAGTACATAAGTCATAGTGATCTAATGCATAGTGTAATGAATATAGACAACAATATTGTTCTATAATTATGTAATGTGATAAATATACCTATAAATGCAatcatattataatatataaatgtatgtttctTTTACAAAGAAACatattgtataccttaaatttataatgttatatgttttcatttaaaaacagaaaatacaggataaaaattttaaaataaaattttaaaataaaaagaaacaatttttttaaatgtacaatagGACTTCTTTTTTATATAGAGTTGGAAAAAAAACTTCTGGACTAAGACCCTAAAAACATAAATGGTaagatgtttttaattaatttgattttGTCAAAATAAAGAACAACACAGACAAAGTAAAGATGAGAGTTGGGAGGGAAATATGAAAAGATAGCTAATATACAAAACCAGCAAGAACTTAATACCTGTAATATGCAAACAACTCCTAAAGGTAAATAAGGAAAACAGTAGGAAACCCAATTTTAAAACGAGCAAAGTATTGAGTAGATAATTCTCGAAAGGGAAGCCCAAGTAACTAATAAGAAATGCTCAGACTCTTCAGTAAACAaagaaattgaattgaaaataagATTATTAGAATGAAAAGGTAAATAATTTCAGAGATGACAGGATGTTAAAAACAGAAACTCTGGTATACTTTTAGAGAAACTGTAAATTGGTACAGTCCTTCTAGAAAACAATAAATGTGTCTTCTATGACTCCAAAATCCCCTTctgtttttttattgtggtgTGGTTTGTGGGACTTGGagacaacctaagtgtccatccataggggaataataaaatacagtggatgcaatggtggttgccagggcctgagGGGGTGAATGGAGAGTTACTGTTCAATTGTTccagtttcagtttgggaaaatgaaaaggtTCTGGAGAAGGATGGTGGTAAGGGTTGCAGAACAACATGAATGTACCCTGATACCaaagaactgtacacttaaaaatggttaaaatgtaaatatgttatatatattttaccaccatttaaaaatatttttaaaatacagtggaTTCACATTATGAAATACCTTGCAGAACTTAAAAATATTGAGCTAACTGTAGTTATAGCCACATGATCTTAAAAACAGGATTGAATGACAAATTAAAAACACCAATAGGTTCCAAAGAATACTCCATATTCTACTAGGGCATTATCAACATATTATTTAGGAAAGTTATTGGGGACAGAGGactaggaaaaataataaaaataataaaaataagggaaaaataataaaataagatgttACATGGACCAATGATAAATGACAAAAAGACATTACAAACTGAGAAGTTTGCACCTTCagttaaaaagaaatgacatCATACACATGAAAACCCTTTGAAAGGATATAAAGTTTTACAGTTTAtagtttatttccttcatttgaAGAGTAGTGAAATGAACCAAAATATATTTGACTCCTAATTTTTTGGATCTTCAGTGAATTCTGAAAAATAGTGATTAACACATTGCCTAAGTATCCCTCATTGGAAGTTTATCTGTATTTTATGAGCTTTTAAATGTCTCCAGTGACCCTGATACTCATTACTACtaatttcttctttcctctcttttatATTCTATTCCATGCTGAGTAGGATTAAGGGGCAGGTGAGACAGGATTTGCCTGGGGTGCTAGTATTTAAGAGGTGCTAAAATGTTGgtagaattataataaaatggaaaaaattatttttcctagcACTCCTGTTACAGAGAACACTTTGCGAGGTTAGAAGCCAGTTATAAATTGTGTGGGATGGGGCTGTGtgtggcccctctcccagggaaatacacaaataataataaaagtcattTATACTCAGGGCCACAAAGCCACAATGTAGAACTATGCACAAATCCAGCATCTGTCATTTACACAGAACCTGTGAGACTGTGCATGGGTCTTGTTTAAACTGCCTCTTTAAGAGGGTCACTTAACTATTTGGGTGTACAAATTTCCCATTCAATCAGAAGGCAAGGCTTTTGTTGTATACATTGGATAATCATGTTTGGTGCTGGCGTTTAACTGTTTAAGAAACGAGAGGATAAGCAGAGCACTAACAGGCATCAAGTTATTAGACTGCCTGAGGACCGACTTGCTGTTCCTGGCTGGGTCTGCTTCCAGGACAGAATTACAGAAGGTCCTCCATTTAGAATGTTGAAGCCCACCATCACTCCCATCGTGTGCTGAGCCTTCAGATCTAATTGTGCCCTTCATCTAGTCATCCTTCCTtaagaggcaggaagaggaaggagcAGCAAATGGCAGATGGCAGTCAAGGGATCCTCTGTGGATTCCATTGGCTAATGGAGCAAAGCTAGCATGACTGTGCAAAAAACCAAGCCAACAATCTTGGCCTGACCCTGCAAAAGGATATTTTTgaaaagagggagaaatatcTTTATTTGACCCAAATTccttttttacaatatatttttgttgatttcagaaaggaagggagagggaaagatagaaacatcaatgatgagagagaatcattgatcagctgcctcctgcacaccccctactgaggaccaaGCCCAAAACCAGACAGAGAATTTAatcggtgacctcctggttcctaagttgacactcaaccattgagccacaccaaccgggcaACCCAAATTCTTAAGGAAAGGGGGATAGACTACTACTAATTCCTAAAGGCATTTTGGGAATAAGAGGGAATTGTGCATTTGTTTGAGCATATCTCTGTGGGATGTTTGGTAACCATAATTCTTTCATCTCCATTCCCAACTCGTTTAACACAACTTAATCTGTAAAGTAGGCATCCAAAAAAGTATTTTCTGACTGTCAAAATAGGGTCTGAACTGTACTTTCATATATCAATTAGCAGTTTTCCTTAAAATATCCCCATTTTTTTTGCTTAGTTCACAGTATTGGCATATATGAAGTGATTCACAATATTATATTCATTGACTCTTCAGAAAGACCTAAAAActaaaacacaaagcaaaaaaaaggggggaggatcTTTTCTGGTGACATGTCCAGCATCCCCAAGTTTTATTTGCCAATTGAACAAATCTTCATTGAGTGTCAGGCATCACGGCAAGTGCTGAACACACCTTTCGGGGCCCACCCTGGTGGCACTTAGAGTTTGGTGATGTGATTTTGAAGAAGGACTGGGTCATCTCTGGGGAAAGCCACTGCCCATCTCAAAATGAGGAAGTCAAACCAGATGGCTTTAAAGGTCCTTTCCAGCTTTTGAATttgaaattttgaataaaaatttaatacttTACCACCTTTTTAATATGTAATGagttctggtttaaaaaaaaaaaagacacctacATTGGAACATGGCTAAGCATTTTACACACTCATTTCTTATTCACTCTCCAAACAGTCCTCTGAAGAAGGCACTTACATAACCAGTTTCCAAAGCAGAAAACTAAGTACCTTCTCTAATGTCACATAACTAGCAAGGGCCAGGTCTTTGAGGACAAAACTGGAGACTGTGCGCTGTCTTTGCTTTTTAAACGGCTTCTGATGTTTGTCCTTAGTAATCAGCACTATCTTTTCCAGGCCCTGCCTGTGACCTTCCAGTTGTCAAGTCTTGGTGTTTCAGTTCTGTGGAGTTCAACCACTGATTTTCTCTCTGTGAAATGAACAGCCTCCTTGAGAGGACCCATTTGTAccatgctccagccaactgaccAGCCAGCCAGGAGGAGCAGCGGCTATTTCCCAGGATGGGCGGAATGCTGGATGACCGACAGCAGTGCCACGCATGCTCTTCGAGGCTCTCGTCGCTAAGCGCTGAGAATGCTTCTCATAATTTACATGCTCCACTTGAAATATAGATGCTGAAGCACCAGAATTATACATCTGTTCCCTTGACTTTTTAACCAAAGAGTGCTAGTTTATTGCTGAGCTTAAGGataaaagaagcaagaaatgaaAGTTggattggggttttttttaaagtttcctccCCACTAAGTACAATCAGATGTTGACTCTGAGAGCCGGATGCTGGGTGAATGTTCACTTCACTTTGCCTCTCAGTTtatcagctcttttttttttttttttttttttttttaggtaacaCTTTCCATCACAAAAGAAAACCTAAGGGCCCTATACAAATATTTTCAGTTAAATGCATCAAACAGCCCCAATGTTGTGgtgccagaaaaaaataaaataaaacaggaatgGTACAAAACTGATTTATGAGGCTTTGTGGGGAAACAACTGTCCTTTCATCTCTGGATACACAGTTTATCTTTGACCCTGGAGTACTCGCTGGAATTCTGGGCAAAGGGCACCTATTCAGAAATAATCTATCCAAGACCTGAGGAGCTCCATCATGAACCCAAGATCAAACGCCTTTTATATTCTTTCTGCTCCAGGATTAAAACAGCAGGCCTATTATAttttaatgcacaaaataaagAATCAATCAGGGGAAGCTGCTGCCTCAGCAAACACTTTCTTtcccccgtgcccccccccccaaaacataCAAACTATTTGTGATATAAAACCCAGTAAGTGTCTCTATCGAGTATCTCAAAGACAGAGAGGGGAGCTGCATCTTTTCAAAGATAGAAAGGTAAATGAATGAGTTGGTGGTTTGACATGCCTTTtcatggggaaaataaaatgtcaaagggCTCATGTTCACCCCTGCCTTCTATGAAATGTGTATCCATTTAGGATTCAGGCACAAGAAATTTCTCTACACCTTTCCCACACTTTCTCCTTTAGCCAAGAGAATCTCTTCCCCTGGCCCAGAGATTTATATGTGGTCTCCAGGTGTATCATCCAGAGTTCCTTCAGGTTTCTGCACCTGGAGATCAGCACAGAAGGCTATCAGGTGCACAGGGTTTTGGCAGGAAATACCGAGATGCCTGGGCACCTAGAGAGACTGAGGAGCAGTGCACTGTGGTGGGCACCAAATGAAGTCTACCTAACTCAGGAGTCTCTTTTCTGGTCTCTAATACCCTTGCCTATGCCTTATGTCCTCATCTTCCTGGCCAAGGTTGATTGGTCCAGGAATTGGTCCGAGGCTGACTATCCAAGTTGTTTTTCAGGATTTTTAAATGGGACAAGAGCACAAATTCAGTATTGTCAGGGGTGAAAGCTATGAAACTATAATACTTGGGAGGGAGGCCTGGTCGGCAATAAGAGAGAATTACTCATCCAAAATGCAGGTTCCTGGACCTTGTCCCAGATCTGCTGAAT contains:
- the LOC132211957 gene encoding uncharacterized protein C14orf119-like is translated as MVSWCPVRGKGRMPLESSSSMQLSFSSLLPSVPGNSINSSLPPMSYITSQEMKCILHWFASWSGPQRERFLQDLVTKAVPGKLQPLLEGLEQLSVSGANRPPCIFECQLRLWDQWFQGWAEEERNEFVRQLEVSEPDFVAKFYQAVAATAGKD